The DNA region CGGCGAAACACCCCCAAAAGACCCAATCCGGCCTACGGCCTACTTGGTACTGCCCCATTCAGTAGCGCTCCTGATCCCTACCCATGGAATCAGAACATCGTTTGATCCTGCTCCCCCTCGCCGCGCCCGCAGCACCAGTTCGCTAAGGATCCGGGCTGAGCTGGTTTCGCTGGTTTCCAGTTGTTTGACCCGGCTGCCTGGAGTAAGGTGGGGCATGAAGGTTGCCATGGCATTCGGAATGGCGCTCGTCATTGCCGCGGTGGGTACGGTTTGGGCGCAAAAACCAGAAAAGAGCACTATGCAACTGACCAGCGCTGCATTTACAGAGGGTGAGGCGATTCCAGTCAAATACACCTGTGAGGGCAAAAATGTTTCTCCGCCGCTGGCGTGGAGCGGCGTGCCTGCCGGGGCCCGGAGCCTGGCCTTGATAGCTGACGACCCGGATGCCCCCTCGGGAACGTGGGTGCATTGGGTGGTGTACGGCCTGCCGGGCGACGCCAAGGAACTTGCCGAAGACCTACCCAAGGGCCAATACATCGCGGACGGGGCCAAACAAGGGCTGAATGATTTCAAACACCTCGGTTACGGCGGTCCTTGTCCGCCTCCGGGCAAAGCGCATCATTACTTTTTCAAGCTTTATGCCCTGGACACGCCGCTTGATTTAAAGCCGGGCGCGACCAAAAGTGATCTTGAACGGGCGATACAGGAGCATATTCTGGCGGAAGGGCAATTGATGGGGACATATAAACGGAAATAGACGTATGGAAACGATAGCGAGTATTTGCCTTGGCATCGGCTTGAGCGCTGCGTGCGGGTTCAGAGTCTTTGTCCCGTTGCTGATGATGAGCCTGGCCGGCCTTTCGGGGCATATTTATCCGGCTCCGGGTTTTGAATGGATCGGCTCCTACCCGGCGCTGGTGGCCTTTTCGGTGGCGACTTGCCTGGAAATCGCGGCTTATTACATTCCCTGGGTGGACCACCTGTTGGATACGATTGCGTCACCTGCGGCGGTGATTGCCGGCATCCTGGTCAGCGCTTCACTCTTCACCGATGTCAGTCCTTTCCTGCGTTGGACGCTGGCCATCATAGCCGGGGGAGGCGCGGCGGGATTGGTCCAGGGCACGACGGTGATGGCACGCGGGGCTTCTGGAATTTCCACGGCGGGTCTGGCGAATCCGATTGTATCAACCGTTGAATTGGCCGGAGCGATTCTGACTTCGCTCCTCACTTTGATAGCCCCAGTCCTGGCCGTCCTATTGATGGCAATGTTGCTGCTCGTGCTGGGTCTCAAATGGTTTCGCTCGCACCGTCCGCAGCCTGGGCCAGCAAAACCGGGCATCCCCTGATACTTTTCGGTATTGGAGAACCAAACCGCGAACACCCGCTTGGCTGGGTATCGGCCTGGGTCTCAGGAACTGCTAATTCCAAGCGTTGAACGTCGAACATCCAACGTCGAACCTAATGCCGTATGACCAAGACCGCGTTATTATTTGCAGGCCAAGGCGCCCAGACCGCCGGCATGGGAGGGGACCTGGCACGAGTTTTTCCTTCGGCCAGGGCCTGGTTTGAACGCGCCAATGCCGCACTCGGCTATGATTTGGCGGCAATCTGCTTTGAAGGGCCGGAAGCCGAATTAACCAAGACGGAAAACGCGCAACCGGGGATTTTTGTTGTGAGCTGGGTGGCGCTTCAGCTTTTGCAGGAGGGCCCTAAGCCGCTCGAATTTCAAGCCACTGCGGGCTTGTCGCTGGGCGAATTCACGGCCCTCAGCGCGGCAGGCGCTCTGAGTTTTGAGGATGGCTTAAGAATCGTGCGTCAGCGTGGCCGCTTTATGCAGGAAGCGTGCGAAGCCACCCAAGGCGGGATGGCAGCCATTATCGGTTTGGACGAGAAGCAGACACGGGAGATATGCGACGAGGCAGGGGTTGTTTTGGCCAACCTGAATTGCCCCGGCCAATTGGTCATTTCCGGGCCTGTCCAGCAGGTAGCCCGGGCCTGTGAATTGGCCAAAGCCAAAGGGGCGCGGCGTGCGCTGCCGCTCGCTGTGGCTGGGGCATATCATTCGCCATTGATGGCGGGGGCCCAAGCGAGACTGCAAATCCAACTGCAAGGCCAACTGTTCAACTCGCCGCGGGTGCCGGTCATTTCCAATGTGACCGCCCGACCCCACGAGGGTCCCGAGGCCATCCGCGCTCGACTGACCGAGCAGGTCACTGCGTCGGTGCGTTGGGAGGAATCGATGCGTTACCTGCTCGGGGACGGATTCACCCGGTTCATCGAGTTGGGGCCTGGCACCGCCCTGAGCGGCTTTCTGTGGCGAATTGATAAAACTGCGCACGTGTTGAACGTAGCGGACGTGGCGAGCCTGGAGAGCACACTTAAGGCATTGGAAACTTGATTACCGCTGGTTTATGCCATATCACCTTGGCGCATGAGCCAGCTTGCCAACCACGTTGCAATCGTCACCGGCGCCGGGCGTGGCATTGGGCGGGCCATAGCCCTTAAATTCGCGGCCGAAGGCGCAGACATCGCCTGTGTATCGCGAACGGCGGAAAATTCCGACAAAGTGGCCAATGAGGTGAGGGCCTTGGGCAGGCGGGCCTGGCCGCTTGCGATAGATGTGGCAGATGCCAAAGCGGTGAGCGCCGCGGCGGAGACCGTTTTGGCCGAGGCAGGCCGGGTCGATATTCTCGTCAATAATGCCGGGGTGACTCGAGACGGTTTGCTCATGCGCATGAGCGACGCCGATTGGGACCTGGTGCTGAATACGAATCTGAAAGGCGCTTTTCTGTTCACCCGGGCTTTGACACGAGCTTTTCTCAAGCAGCGTTCGGGGCGAATTATCAACATCTCGTCGGTGGTTGGGCTGATGGGCAATGCCGGGCAATGCAACTACGCGGCCAGCAAAGCCGCCCTCATCGGCTTTACAAAGTCGGTGGCCCGCGAGCTGGCCTCTCGGGGCATTACGGCCAACGCGGTGGCGCCCGGCTTTATCGAGACCGACATGACAGCCGCCCTAAATGCCCAGGCGCGCGAGCAGGTCCTCAAAAGCATCCCGCTGGGCGGCTTTGGGCAGCCAGAAGACATCGCGCAAGCGGCGTTGTTTCTGGCAGGTTCCGCCGGGCGTTATGTCACCGGGCAGGTGCTCACTGTCGATGGCGGAATGGCAATGTAAAAAATTCCATTTCAGGGCTTGACGCTCCCGGGCAGGTAGCATAGACAACTGCAAAACTTAGAACTGGAGTTAACCATGGCTGAGAAATCAATTGAGCAACGAGTCAAAGACATCATCGTCGAGCAGTTAGGCGTCAACCCGGACCAGGTGACTCCGGACGCCAAATTCATCGAGGATCTGGGCGCCGACTCGCTGGACACGGTGGAGTTGGTCATGGCCCTCGAGGAGGAGTTCGGCCACGAGATTCCAGATGAGCAGGCTGAGAAGCTTCAAAGCGTGGGCGACGTCATCAAGTATATCGAAGACCAGCAGCAAAAGTAATGGCCAATCGATCACTTTCGGGGCAGCTTGGACTGGTGTCAGCTTGAGCTGCCCCGTTTGATTTATGCCGAGCAACTGGACAGAACGCAGGGTGGTCGTCACGGGTCTTGGGGTGGTCTCGGCCCTGGGCAATGAGGTCGAGAGCTTCTGGAAGCGCTTGGTTGGCGGGGAATGCGGCATTGACCGCATCGGGTCTTTTGATGCATCGGGCTTCGATACTCAAATCGCCGCGGAGGTAAAACAGTTCGATCCGGCTCCGGCCTTTCCCTCGCCCAAAGAGGTCCGGCGCACGGATCGCTTCTCGCAATTTGGGGTTTACGCCGGCTGGCAGGCCATCCGAGATTCGGGCCTCGACCTGGACCGTATCAACCGTGACGAAGCCGGCGTTTTCATCGGTTCCGGCATTGGCGGGCTGGAAACCGTAACCGAGCAGCACACAATTCTGCTCGAACGCGGCCCGGGGCGGCTCTCGCCGTTCATGATCCCGATGCTCATCTCGAATATGGCCTCGGGGCTATTTTCGATGTACCACCACCTGCGCGGACCCAATTTCGCCACTTGCTCGGCCTGCGCGACCGCCAACCACGCCCTGGGCGAGGCCTGGCGCACCATCAAAATGGGCGATGCCCAGATCATGTTCGCCGGTGGCGCTGAGGCAACGGTTGTGCCCATTGGGATTGGAGGCTTCTGCGCCATGCGGGCCATGAGCACTCGCAATTCCGATCCCAAACATGCCTCACGACCCTTTGACAAGGAGCGCGATGGATTTGTCATGGGCGAAGGCGCCGGGGTGGTCGTCCTGGAAGAACTCGAACATGCCAAGGCTCGCGGGGCGCGCATCTACTGTGAGCTGGCCGGCTACGGCAATACCGCCGATGCCCATCATTTAACTGCGCCCGCTCCTTCCGGGGAAGGCGCTGCTCGCTGCATGCGAATGGGTTTGCGCAATGCCGGCCTTAACCCAGCCGATGTTTCGTACATCAACGCGCACGGCACTTCGACGCCCCAGGGCGACATCGCCGAAACTCAGGCCGTCAAAACCGTTTTTGGCGAATACGCCCGCAAGGTGGCGGTCAGCTCCACCAAAGGCGCCACCGGCCATATGCTGGGCGCAGCCGGGGCTGTCGAAATGATTGTCTGCGCCAAGGCCCTCCAAACCGGGACTGTGCCGCCTACAATCAACTACGAAGTGCCCGACCCGGAATGCGACCTGGATTACGTGCCCAACACGGCGCGTCAACTGAAGCTCGATGTGGCTGTGAACAACTCTTTCGGCTTCGGCGGCCACAATGCCACATTGGTTGCGAAGAAATTCTTGGGATAGTGTCAGGGTCGATCCTGGGTTCCGCGAAGTTTTTGGCTTCTCGGAGCACAGGATTAGTTTGATTCTAAGGGGCACAACTCCTTCGGAGTTGAGGCCGATGCGCTCAGATTACCCAGGGTAGCTCGTTCCTAGCAACCCTGGGCTGGAGGGCAAAATCCCTTCGGGATTTTCGGCGACCCTGTGGAATGGACTACACCCAGAGGAATCCCTCTCCCCATCCGAAGGGGTTCCCCGAAGGGAAGAGGGAGAAATCCTCGGCAGATTACGTTTGTAGCGCATGTTGCAGGCTCCGCTGTATCTGTTTTAGCTGTTGTTCAATTGTTCAACTGCCGGGCATCACGAAACAGTAGGCATCGTACCGCAGCTCGGTCCAGGCCAATTCCGGCAGCGGTTGGCCGGGAAAGAGAGGAATGGCGACGGGTTTGAATTGAATCCGAACTCGGATTTCGGAGCGGTTTTGGGTGAGCCGCAGCGGAACGAGGAATTCATCATCACGGAAGCGGCGATTGGATGTTTCAACAATGTGTTGCGCTAGTCCCAGTTCATCTTTGGGGTTGGAATAAACGCAGGTGCTGCTCCCGGCCAAATACCAAACCCCGGCCAGCTTGAACTTGCCGGCAAGCCGGCCATCGGTGGTCCGGGCGACGAAGACCTCGGCGCGTTGATTGGAGAATTGATAATCCAATTTGCGCCGCAGCAGAACGCCAAAATTGTGGGGCTCGATTTTGAGATTAAACTCAGAAATCCCTGTGGTTTTGCGGGCGATATCGGTGGTTGCAGGATAAATCTCTTTGCCGTGCAGGGTATCGACGCCCCACTCATAGCGTGAGGTAATCTCGTAAGGGGCCGAGGCCTGGGGTGACAGGTAACCATGCGCCTGTTCGCTCGTCGAGTCTCCGATCTTCAATTCATCAGTTTTAACGAGCGAGGGACGATTGACGCCGTACCAATAAGTCACGGTTTGGTAATGCTCGGTCGAGTCGTCCTGGCCGCCGTGTTCCAGGCAGATGCGAGCATTCCTGCCGAAGGGCATCAGGTCAGCCAATAAAAAGCGATAAGCCGATTCGATCTCATCCTCGGCGCATTTAGCCTCTTTGGCATTGGGCGCGCCTGTGGGATGCCCGGCAAAGGGCAGCGTCATGTTCCGGCCGCCCCAGTAGTCGCCTCCGCCGCACCATTCTTCGGTGCCGGTGCCCTGGACCTGGGGCGTCTGGCTGTCATCGAAGAAGAAGCGCGGGTCGCCTTCGAGGGTGTTAAGCACCGCGCGATCCGAGAAGATGAAAGAAGTGCCGACGAGATGCCCGGACCACTCTCCGCCGCCTTCAACCTGGCGAGTGTCCAGCAGGACCAGGTCGCGGCCAGGTGTGGGATTGGGGTGGTCGCGATAAGTCGCATGGAAGCAAGAGACAGCAAGTGGCGAGTCTCTCAAGGGTTCATAGCGGATAGACCAATGCACCGACAGAGGATGTTCAGATTCATTCACCAATTCGATTCGGGCGGCAGAGAAAAAAGGCATGGGAAAGAAACACGAGAGAAGAACCGAGCGAGAATCAAACCGGACATTCACCGGGAATGCTTTGACCAGATATTCCCGATTGTCCCTGTTATAAAGCGTGCCCGCTCCGAAAAAGAGCGCTATAGGCGCATCCACTGAGGGGTAGGGCGCATCATCCCACGTGATGCGCAGATGCGCGCGACCGAAATCGAGGGCCTGCTCGCGCGATACCGAAAACTGCAAGGCACGAATCATCCCAGGGGCGTCCCGCAGGTCTAAAATGCGAAGCGTGGCCTTTGATAGGAGTTGGTTGTCTTGGGATTGTTCTTTGAGCTGGAGGCGGCGTCCTTCTTTCGAATCGGCTTGGGGAACAAGGTCGGCGCCGGAACGGGAGAGCAATTCGAGCACGCCGGCTTCCGGGCGCCGGCGTTCGGACCAGGAACCGATGGGACGTGACAACTTGGCGCCAGGGACGTACTGCTGATAAATATAGTAACCGGTGCCATAATGAGTCTGGGAATAAGCCATCCGAAAGGTTTTACTGAAAGAAATGGGTACCCAGGACAAATCTGCGCCCTTGGTGAATGACCAGGTCCAGGTTAGCGGATTCGGGAAGGCTTGTTCGGGCAAAAAGATGGACCCAGGAACAGGGTTAAGCGGGTTTGCTGTGGTGGTTTCCTGGATTACATGGTCCGCTCCATCAACCTCATAATGCCATGGGCTGCCGTGCCAATGGTTGTAGCGGACGAAGTAGAGGATTCCTGGCCCCTGCAGGTCCAAGGTGACGTTGCGGTCGCCGGCTAATTGATAAAGGAAGTGGCTGGCGTCGGCGCCTTCATTTCCGCCGCGCCGGTCATAGGTGCTGCGCATATAGGCGCGGGCGCCGATGCGCTGGTAGGGCCAGCGCTCCCAAAGGCGGTAGGCATCTGTCCCGATGGGGATAAGGGGCGGTTCGCCTGCCCGGCCAGGCGCACCTGAAAGAAGCAAGAGCAACAGAAAGCTCACTCGTTTCTGGCAGCCAGGAATCGTTCGACCTCGATGGCCGCCGCACAGCCTTGGCCGGCGGCAGTGACTGCCTGGCGATAGACACGGTCGGCGCAATCCCCGGCGACAAATACTCCGGGCACATTCGTCGCTGTGCCCCGCTTGGGTAGAATGTAACCGTCGGCGTCCATATCGATAACGCCCTTAAAAAGTTGCGTGCTGGGTATATGGCCGATGGCAACAAACACACCCGCGGCATCGACCGTGCTTTGGCTGCCGGTTTTGACATCCTTGAGGCGCACGCCCGTCACGGTTCCCTGTTGAACATCCAGCACCTCGGTAACGACGGAATTCCAAATCGGTTTGATCTTCGGGTTGGATAAGGCACGCTCAACCATAATCTTGGAGGCGCGCAGGGCATCCCGGCGATGGACGAGGTGCACTGTCGAGCCGAAACGAGTCAGATACATCGCCTCTTCACAGGCGGAATCGCCACCGCCGACAACCACCAAAGGTTTGTTGCGGAACCTGGGCAGGGCACCGTCGCAGGTGGCGCAATAGGTGACGCCTTTGTTCTCGAGCTTGAGCTCGCTCTCGAGTTCGAGGTGCCGGTGAGCGGCCCCACTGGCGATGATGAGGGTGTCGGTTTCTACGCGTTGGCCATCGACCGTAAGGGCAAAAGGCCGGCGACCTAAATCGGCGGCCTCGAGGACGCCGAATTGCACACGGCCGCCGAAGCGTTCGGCTTGTTTCTGCATCCGGACCATGAGTTCGTAACCGTCAATCCCTTCGGGGAATCCGGGATAATTCTCGACAACGGTGGTGGTGGTGAGCAAGCCGCCCGGCTGGCGGCCAGAGATAACCAAGGGACGCAGATTGGCCCGCGCCGCATACAAGGCAGCAGTCAGGCCGGCGCATCCGGAGCCGATGATGACGAGTTTTTCCATATCCGGGAGCCGAAAGCTAGGTGTTGGAGTGGAGCTTGGCAAGAGCGGTTACTGATGGTGGGGTGGACAGAGGGACCTCTGCGATGGCGCGACAGCGCGGCGAGTCGGAAGGGGGGAGAAGGTCCGGCAGCACACTTACACATGATTTGCTCGTTGCGGTTAGCCGCCATTTTTGGTCCTGCGCCAGCGGCTTAAACGCCAGAAGAGGAGGCCAAAGAAAATGGCGCCGCAGGTGTTGACGCCTGTGGTGTAGCCCAGTTTGTAGCTCACACCAGTGTTATTTTGAGAGTAGATGGTCACGTTCCGCCCGACCAGCAGGTTCGGGAGCGACATCGGCATCAATGCGCCCTGTAAGACTCCCCGGGTGAAGCCGGCGGGGCGCGATGAGCGGTCAAACGAGGCGGACAGACGATTCAGAACCGCCCCAATTGCAAAGGCCAAGAGGACAACCAACAACAAACGTTGGAGAGCCCTCCACCAGCGCACCCGCGAGCCGGTTTGGATTTTTATGTCAGTCATCTGTCTCAGCCAAAGAGCATGTTTTCCAAAAGCGGGGAGAGGCAAGGAGAATGTTTTGGAAAGTATGAAGGAGGAATTATGAGGGATGAAAGGCTCCATCGAGGCAGGAACGGATGGTGTCCAGCAGGCGCGATGGGTTGCAAGGTTTAGCCAAAAATCGGGCATTGATGCGCCGGACGAACTCGGTATTTGTGCCGAGTAAATCGCCGCTATAGCCGCTCATAAAAGCGACTTTGAGCCCGGGCTTCTCGAGGAGCAGTCGTTCGGCCAATTCGCGACCGGTAACGCCGCCCGGCATCACCACATCCGTCAACAACAGGTCCAGTTCCTTGGCGCGGGAGAGCCAAAGCCGGAGCGCCTCGGCCCCGGAAGGGGCCTCGAGCACCCGATAGCCGTGCTTTTCCAGAATCCGAAGTGTCAAGGCGCGAACCGAGTCGTCGTCTTCGACCAGCAAAATGGTTTCCGTTCCGCCCGGCGGTTTTGTTTGGGTCGGCTCTTCCTGCGGTTGAGTCACCGGAGCGTCCACACCTGGGAGGAAGACGCGGAAAGTGGAACCGACGCCCGGCTGGGTGTTGACATCGAGCCAGCCCTGGTGCTGGGCGACGATGCCATAAACGGTAGCCAGACCAAGACCGGTGCCTTTGCCGGCCACTTTGGTGGTGAAAAAGGGCTCGAATATCCTGGGTAAATGCTCCGGGGCAATGCCGGTGCCCGAGTCACGCACAGTGAGGACGGCGAACTGCCCGGGGCGGGCCTCGGCATGGCTGGAAAGGGAGTCCTCGGTGAAGGCCGCCGATTCAGTGGCAATGACGAGCTGGCCGCCTTTGGGCATGGCATCACGGGCATTGACGACAAGGTTGACCAGCACTTGCTCGATCATGCCCGCATCGGCGCGGATGGCAGGAAGCCGGGCTGCATAGGTGCATTGCAATTGAATGTCCTCACCGATAATGCGCTTGAGCATTTTGGTGAGGTTGCCCACGACATCATTGAGGTCCAGGACCTGGGGCTGCATGACCTGTTTGCGGCTGAAGGTAAGCAATTGGCGGGTGAGGTTGGCGGCCCGCTCCGCCGCTGTGGTAAGCTGTCCCAGGCACTCGACATTCTCACTGTTGAGATGGGCTGGTTCCATGAGAATCAATTCAGCATTGCCACGGATAACGGCGAGGAGATTGTTGAAATCGTGAGCAATGCCCCCGGCCAATTTGCCAATGGCGTCCATTTTCTGGGCCTGGCGCAGTTGCTCTTCGAGTTCCTTGCGCTGGCCGATGTCCTGTTTGATAGCGATGTAATGGGTGATGATGCCGCTCTCATTGCGAACCGGGGTGATGGTCATCTCCTCGCTATAGAGGCTGCCGTCCTTCCGTTTGTTGATTATCTCTCCGCGCCAAACTTTCCCTGAACTAATTGTTCCCCAGAGCACGCGGTAAAACTCCGGCCCATGCTCGCCGGACTTGAGGACGCTGACGTTTTTTCCGACGAGGTCCTGGGAGTTGTAGCCGGTGAGCCGGGTGAGGGCGGTGTTGTGCCACAAAACGGTTCCCTGTGGATTGGTAATGAGAATCCCATTGGCGGCGGATTCGAGGGCGGCGCCCTGGAGTTGGAGCTCTTCACGCTGCGCAAAGAACTCGGTTGCGAAGGCGAGGTCGTTAGCCAGTTGTTCGAGCAGTTTGATGTCTTCGGAATCAAAGCAGTGCGCTTCGGCGCTATAGAGAGCCAGGACACCATTGGGGCCGCTTTTGAAGCGTAATGGAAAGGCAGCAACTGAACGGTATCCATACTCTGCCATGGCTGAACGCCAGGGGGCGACCCGTGGATCGGCCTGCACGTCGTTGCAAACCTGGTATTTTCCCTCTCGAATCGCTGTGCCCGCAGGACCAAGGCCTTCGGGTTGGTCGGCGGCGGTCGAGACCCGCAAGTTCCGAAGGTAACCTGGGTGAAAGCCGAAATGGGCGAGAGGCTTGACCATGCCGGTAGCCAGGTCCGGCGCCCCAACCCAGGCCAATCGGAACAGTCCGGCTTTGACGGCAATGCGGCAGGCCTGCTGATAAAGGACCTCGGGCGAAGGCGAACGAACAATTAGTTCATTGATTTTGCTCAGGACCGAATAAAGCCGGTTCAGACGCAGAATGCGTTCGGAGGCACGTTTATGCTGGAGGGCATTGGCCAAAACCTGGCCTGTCATGGCCAATAATCCCACGTCATCTTCGCTCCACAACCGTTCCTCACGGGTAGTGTCCAATGTCAAAACCCCGATGAGCGAATCTCCGTAAACCAGCGGGGCGGCCAAAAGTGATTTTATCTGGAGTGCATGAAAAAGCTCTCGTTCGGCCTGTGCCTCAGGGGGCAAATCCTGCATGTCGGGCAGGTTGACCAGCTCGGAGCTGGTAAACTTGTCCTTAAACCAGGAGAACGGTTGGGAGGCGAAGACATTGAGCCGGGCGATGTGGGTAGCAACGCCCTTTGCGGACCATTGGTGTGTGTTCTGTGCGGTGCGGGAGTCTGGGGTTAAGCAATAGAGACAAGAGTGGTCGGCGCCGGTGAAGGTGCCGATAATTTCCAGAGCGCGTCCAATGGCGGTGTCTGTTTGGCGCGGAGGCAGGTTGATGAAGCTGGCGGACAAGGTGGAGACGAGCTTATCTCTCTCGGCGCGATGGAGGAGGGATTCCTGGGCCTGGATTCGGTCGAGGGCGCCGCCGCAGTGATCGGCCAGGGCTTGCAGGGTTTCGAGGCTATGCTGATCGTAGGCGGCAGAGGTGTAGCTTTGAATCGATAGAATGCCAATGACACTTGCGCCGCTTTTGACGGGCACAAACAAAAGGGATGCGGAAGGCCGCGTGACGTCGCCAAAAGGCACGGCATCAGGCAGCAGGCGGCCGGCTTGTGTGCGCAAGAGCAGTTGGCCACCCTGTTGGAGAACGCGGCGCACCAGCGGGGATGGCGGTTTCTGATGAAAGGCCGGAAACTCAGCCAGATTCTCCGCGCGCCGCCCATTGACAACATCTGCGCTCAGCACGCTCCGAAGGACATCTTGCTGCGCTGAATAAAGAGAAAAGCTGCAAGAATCCCAGCCAAGCAACTTGTCTGCAACATCCACAATGATTTGTGCGGCGGCCCGGGCCGTTTTGGCCACCGCAAGGCGGTGGCCCAATTGGGAGAAGGCCTCGATGCGCGCCTCGACGCCGTTGGTGGCTTTGAGCAAAGGCTGTGCGGAGGAAGCGCCGCGCGGAGTTCGGCGGCCAATGTTCCTGCTTAGGGCAGCGGTTATGCCCGGGAAGGGCTGCTTGGGTTTCGGAGGGCGTCTGAGCTTCATGGCGGTTGGGTGCTTGCCGCCGGCGTGGGCTCGAGCGCATCGATTTCGCTTTTGAGCTTGTTGAAACAATCCGGACAATAGCTGTGGGTGAAGCGGGCGTCGGTGTGCTCGGCAACAAAGGTTTCGACCTGATGCCAATAATTCTGGTCATCCCGCACCTTTTTGCAGAGGCAGCAGATGGGAAGCATGCCGGCCAATTGCTTTACCTGCGATTGGAGGCTCAAGATGCGTTCAGCCACCACCAGCCGGGCGGCCAGAACCTCTTGATCAAATGGTTTGGTAATAAAGTCATCTGCCCCGGCGGCCATGCCATCGAGGTAGCTGGATTTTCCGCCCACCATCGTCAGCAAGATGAAGTAAGTATAATGAGAACGATTGGCTTGGCGTATCCGCCGGCACAAGTCCAGTCCGTCTATCTCCGGCATGAGCATGTCCGAGATAACTACGGGCACACTGCCTTTATCGAAAAGGGTTAAGGCCTCCAGACCATCGGCGGCCAGGGTGACTGCATGGCCGAGCCGTTTCAGGCTTCTCTCGAGGGCCATCCTGCAAAT from Verrucomicrobiia bacterium includes:
- a CDS encoding GAF domain-containing protein — its product is MKLRRPPKPKQPFPGITAALSRNIGRRTPRGASSAQPLLKATNGVEARIEAFSQLGHRLAVAKTARAAAQIIVDVADKLLGWDSCSFSLYSAQQDVLRSVLSADVVNGRRAENLAEFPAFHQKPPSPLVRRVLQQGGQLLLRTQAGRLLPDAVPFGDVTRPSASLLFVPVKSGASVIGILSIQSYTSAAYDQHSLETLQALADHCGGALDRIQAQESLLHRAERDKLVSTLSASFINLPPRQTDTAIGRALEIIGTFTGADHSCLYCLTPDSRTAQNTHQWSAKGVATHIARLNVFASQPFSWFKDKFTSSELVNLPDMQDLPPEAQAERELFHALQIKSLLAAPLVYGDSLIGVLTLDTTREERLWSEDDVGLLAMTGQVLANALQHKRASERILRLNRLYSVLSKINELIVRSPSPEVLYQQACRIAVKAGLFRLAWVGAPDLATGMVKPLAHFGFHPGYLRNLRVSTAADQPEGLGPAGTAIREGKYQVCNDVQADPRVAPWRSAMAEYGYRSVAAFPLRFKSGPNGVLALYSAEAHCFDSEDIKLLEQLANDLAFATEFFAQREELQLQGAALESAANGILITNPQGTVLWHNTALTRLTGYNSQDLVGKNVSVLKSGEHGPEFYRVLWGTISSGKVWRGEIINKRKDGSLYSEEMTITPVRNESGIITHYIAIKQDIGQRKELEEQLRQAQKMDAIGKLAGGIAHDFNNLLAVIRGNAELILMEPAHLNSENVECLGQLTTAAERAANLTRQLLTFSRKQVMQPQVLDLNDVVGNLTKMLKRIIGEDIQLQCTYAARLPAIRADAGMIEQVLVNLVVNARDAMPKGGQLVIATESAAFTEDSLSSHAEARPGQFAVLTVRDSGTGIAPEHLPRIFEPFFTTKVAGKGTGLGLATVYGIVAQHQGWLDVNTQPGVGSTFRVFLPGVDAPVTQPQEEPTQTKPPGGTETILLVEDDDSVRALTLRILEKHGYRVLEAPSGAEALRLWLSRAKELDLLLTDVVMPGGVTGRELAERLLLEKPGLKVAFMSGYSGDLLGTNTEFVRRINARFLAKPCNPSRLLDTIRSCLDGAFHPS
- a CDS encoding response regulator translates to MNILIVDDDRICRMALERSLKRLGHAVTLAADGLEALTLFDKGSVPVVISDMLMPEIDGLDLCRRIRQANRSHYTYFILLTMVGGKSSYLDGMAAGADDFITKPFDQEVLAARLVVAERILSLQSQVKQLAGMLPICCLCKKVRDDQNYWHQVETFVAEHTDARFTHSYCPDCFNKLKSEIDALEPTPAASTQPP